In one window of Cupriavidus necator N-1 DNA:
- a CDS encoding HPr family phosphocarrier protein, with amino-acid sequence MLQRDTTIINKLGLHARASAKLTQLAGNFVSQVKMSRNGRQVDAKSIMGVMMLAAGIGSTVTLETDGPDEQEAMDALLALIANRFGEGE; translated from the coding sequence ATGCTGCAGAGGGACACCACCATCATCAATAAGCTTGGACTGCATGCACGCGCGTCCGCCAAGCTGACCCAGCTCGCCGGCAACTTTGTCAGCCAGGTCAAGATGTCCCGCAATGGTCGCCAGGTCGACGCCAAGAGCATCATGGGCGTCATGATGCTGGCCGCCGGGATCGGCTCGACGGTGACCCTCGAGACCGACGGACCCGACGAGCAGGAGGCGATGGACGCGCTGCTGGCGCTGATCGCCAACCGCTTTGGCGAGGGAGAGTGA
- the ptsP gene encoding phosphoenolpyruvate--protein phosphotransferase — protein MPFALHGIPVSRGVAIGRAHLLAPAALDVSHYLVDEDQLDAEVERLRAARAAVRAELVALKRDLPRDAPEELGAFLDVHAMILDDEALAREPEALIRGRRYNAEWALTTRLEELMRQFDEIEDEYLRERKTDIRQVVERILKALAGAPVLVPAPVPALAADGEAATGVIVVAHDISPADMLQFRHTIFHGFVTDMGGRTSHTAIVARSLDIPAAVGVQSASELIRQDDWIIIDGDAGLVIVDPTAIILEEYRHRQSERALEKKRLQRLRHTPAVTLDGLEIDLLANIEMAEDAGAALSAGAVGVGLFRSEFLFMNRRDELPGEDEQFQAYRGAVDAMHGLPVTIRTIDIGADKPLDARGDGRSDDFETALNPALGLRAIRWSLSEPGMFLTQLRALLRASAFGPVRLLVPMLAHASEIDQTLALIAKAKRQLDERGEAYDPGMKVGAMIEIPAAVLLLPLFLRKMDFLSIGTNDLIQYTLAIDRADNAVAHLFDPLHPAVLQLVARTIREANRAGVPVAVCGEMAGDPSMTRLLLGMGLREFSMHPAQLLRVKQEILHAHCERLEPLVDQVLQAYDPDEQATALRQLARP, from the coding sequence ATGCCTTTCGCCCTGCACGGCATCCCGGTCTCGCGCGGCGTCGCCATCGGGCGCGCGCACCTGCTTGCGCCCGCGGCGCTGGATGTGTCGCACTACCTGGTCGATGAAGACCAGCTCGACGCCGAGGTCGAACGGCTGCGCGCCGCGCGCGCCGCGGTGCGCGCGGAACTGGTCGCGCTCAAGCGCGACCTGCCGCGTGACGCGCCCGAGGAGCTGGGCGCGTTCCTGGACGTGCACGCGATGATCCTCGACGACGAGGCGCTGGCGCGCGAGCCCGAGGCCCTGATCCGGGGCCGGCGCTACAACGCGGAGTGGGCACTTACCACGCGCCTCGAAGAGCTGATGCGCCAGTTCGACGAGATCGAGGATGAATACCTGCGCGAGCGCAAGACCGATATCCGGCAGGTGGTCGAGCGCATCCTGAAGGCGCTGGCCGGGGCCCCGGTGCTGGTGCCAGCGCCGGTACCGGCGCTGGCCGCCGACGGCGAGGCCGCGACCGGGGTGATCGTGGTGGCCCACGATATCTCCCCGGCCGACATGCTGCAGTTCCGCCATACGATCTTCCACGGCTTCGTCACCGACATGGGCGGGCGCACCTCGCATACCGCCATCGTCGCGCGCAGCCTGGACATCCCGGCCGCGGTCGGCGTGCAGAGCGCGAGCGAGCTGATCCGCCAGGACGACTGGATCATCATCGATGGCGATGCCGGGCTGGTGATCGTCGACCCGACCGCCATCATCCTGGAAGAGTACCGCCACCGGCAGAGCGAGCGCGCGCTGGAAAAGAAGCGCCTGCAGCGGCTGCGGCATACCCCGGCGGTGACGCTGGACGGGCTGGAGATCGACCTGCTGGCCAATATCGAGATGGCCGAGGATGCCGGCGCGGCGCTGTCGGCCGGCGCGGTCGGCGTGGGCCTGTTCCGCTCTGAATTCCTGTTCATGAACCGGCGCGACGAGCTGCCGGGCGAAGACGAGCAGTTCCAGGCCTATCGCGGCGCGGTCGATGCCATGCACGGGCTGCCGGTGACCATCCGCACCATCGACATCGGCGCCGACAAGCCGCTCGATGCCCGGGGCGACGGCCGCAGCGATGACTTCGAGACCGCGCTGAACCCGGCGCTGGGTCTGCGCGCGATCCGCTGGTCGCTGTCCGAGCCGGGCATGTTCCTGACCCAGCTGCGCGCGCTGCTGCGGGCTTCGGCCTTCGGCCCGGTGCGGCTGCTGGTGCCGATGCTTGCGCACGCCAGCGAGATCGACCAGACCCTGGCGCTGATCGCCAAGGCCAAGCGCCAGCTCGACGAGCGCGGCGAGGCCTACGATCCGGGCATGAAGGTCGGCGCCATGATCGAGATCCCGGCGGCGGTGCTGCTGCTGCCGCTGTTCCTGCGCAAGATGGACTTCCTGTCCATCGGCACCAACGACCTGATCCAGTACACGCTGGCCATCGACCGCGCCGACAACGCGGTGGCGCACCTGTTCGACCCGCTGCACCCGGCGGTGCTGCAGCTGGTGGCGCGCACCATCCGCGAGGCCAACCGCGCCGGCGTGCCGGTGGCCGTGTGCGGCGAAATGGCGGGCGACCCGTCCATGACCCGGCTGCTGCTGGGCATGGGGCTGCGCGAGTTCTCGATGCACCCGGCGCAGCTGCTGCGGGTCAAGCAGGAGATCCTGCATGCCCACTGCGAACGGCTCGAGCCGTTGGTCGACCAGGTCCTGCAGGCCTACGATCCGGACGAGCAGGCGACCGCTCTGCGGCAGCTGGCACGACCATAA
- the gshB gene encoding glutathione synthase, with amino-acid sequence MRILFITDPLETFKTYKDSTYAMMTEAAARGHELYWCLQPQLALSGRTVEAVATRLHLTGETSDADHSAWYREGNSALEPLSAFDAVLMRKDPPFDMEYVTSTWLLELAESQGARVFNKPRAIRDHSEKLAIAQYPEYITPTLVTRDLARIRDFHAEHRDIIVKPLDGMGGMGVFRVGADGMNLAAIVETLGHDGARTLMVQRYIPAIKDGDKRILLIGGVPVPYSLARVPMAGEVRGNLAAGGTGRAQELSTRDREIAEALAPGLWEQGLLLVGLDVIGDYLTEVNVTSPTCFQEITQQTGFHVAAMFIDALEHAVDAAGR; translated from the coding sequence ATGCGCATCCTCTTCATCACTGACCCGCTGGAGACCTTCAAGACCTACAAGGACTCCACCTACGCCATGATGACCGAGGCCGCCGCGCGCGGCCACGAGCTGTACTGGTGCCTGCAGCCGCAGCTGGCGCTGTCCGGCCGCACGGTCGAGGCCGTGGCCACGCGCCTGCACCTGACCGGCGAGACCAGCGACGCCGACCACAGCGCCTGGTACCGCGAGGGCAACAGCGCGCTGGAGCCGCTGTCGGCCTTCGACGCGGTGCTGATGCGCAAGGACCCGCCCTTCGACATGGAGTACGTCACCAGCACCTGGCTGCTGGAGCTGGCCGAGTCGCAGGGCGCGCGCGTGTTCAACAAGCCGCGCGCGATCCGCGACCATTCCGAGAAGCTGGCCATTGCCCAGTACCCGGAATACATCACGCCGACGCTGGTCACGCGCGACCTGGCGCGCATCCGCGACTTCCACGCCGAGCATCGCGACATCATCGTCAAGCCGCTGGACGGCATGGGCGGCATGGGGGTGTTCCGCGTCGGCGCTGACGGCATGAACCTGGCCGCGATCGTCGAGACGCTGGGCCACGACGGCGCCCGCACGCTGATGGTGCAGCGCTATATCCCGGCGATCAAGGACGGCGACAAGCGCATCCTGCTGATCGGCGGCGTGCCGGTGCCGTATTCGCTGGCGCGCGTGCCGATGGCCGGCGAAGTGCGCGGCAACCTGGCTGCCGGCGGCACCGGCCGCGCGCAGGAACTGAGCACCCGCGACCGCGAGATCGCCGAAGCACTGGCGCCGGGGCTGTGGGAGCAGGGCCTGCTGCTGGTGGGCCTGGACGTCATCGGCGACTACCTGACCGAGGTCAATGTGACGAGTCCGACCTGTTTTCAGGAGATCACCCAGCAAACCGGTTTCCATGTGGCGGCGATGTTCATCGACGCGCTGGAGCACGCCGTCGACGCTGCCGGCCGCTGA
- the gshA gene encoding glutamate--cysteine ligase, with the protein MVPHLITALNGPLLELEKKILDATPSIERWFRLEWQEHTPPFYCSVDLRNAGFKLAPVDTNLFPGGFNNLAPEMLPLAVQAAMAAIEKICPDAKNLLLIPERHTRNMFYLQNVARLSLIMRQAGLNVRLGSLSEEITEPTPIELPDGQTLVVEPLARLGTKGRRLGLKDFDPCSILLNNDLSAGIPPILENINEQYLLPPLHAGWSTRRKSSHFAAYDEVAKKFAKLIDIDQWMVNPYFARCSGVDFHERVGEEELADAVEGVLKKIAKKYREYGIKETPYVVVKADAGTYGMGIMTVRDPSEVKGLNRKERNKMSVVKEGLEVSDVIIQEGVHTFEKVNEAVAEPVVYMIDRYVVGGFYRVHTGRGNDENLNAPGMHFVPLAFAPNGIPDSHAKPGAAVPNRFYMYGVVARLALLAASLELEKTDPNPIL; encoded by the coding sequence ATGGTCCCGCATCTCATCACCGCGCTGAACGGTCCGCTGCTCGAACTGGAAAAGAAGATCCTGGACGCCACGCCGTCTATCGAGCGCTGGTTCAGACTGGAATGGCAGGAGCATACCCCTCCGTTCTACTGCTCGGTGGACCTGCGCAATGCCGGCTTCAAGCTGGCGCCGGTCGATACCAACCTGTTCCCGGGCGGCTTCAACAACCTGGCCCCGGAAATGCTGCCGCTGGCGGTGCAGGCGGCGATGGCGGCGATCGAGAAGATCTGCCCGGACGCCAAGAACCTGCTGTTGATCCCCGAGCGGCATACCCGCAACATGTTCTACCTGCAGAACGTGGCGCGGCTGTCGCTGATCATGCGCCAGGCGGGCCTGAACGTGCGCCTGGGCTCGCTCTCCGAGGAAATCACCGAACCGACCCCGATCGAGCTGCCCGATGGCCAGACCCTGGTGGTCGAGCCGCTGGCGCGCCTGGGCACCAAGGGCCGCCGGCTGGGGCTGAAGGACTTCGACCCCTGTTCGATCCTGCTGAACAACGACCTGTCGGCCGGCATCCCGCCGATCCTGGAAAACATCAACGAGCAGTACCTGCTGCCGCCGCTGCACGCCGGCTGGTCCACGCGCCGCAAGAGCAGCCACTTTGCCGCCTATGACGAGGTGGCCAAGAAGTTCGCCAAGCTGATCGACATCGACCAGTGGATGGTCAACCCGTACTTCGCCCGCTGCTCCGGCGTGGACTTCCACGAGCGCGTGGGCGAGGAAGAACTGGCCGACGCGGTCGAGGGCGTGCTCAAGAAGATCGCCAAGAAGTATCGCGAGTACGGCATCAAGGAGACGCCGTACGTGGTAGTCAAGGCCGATGCCGGCACCTACGGCATGGGCATCATGACCGTGCGCGACCCGTCCGAGGTCAAGGGCCTGAACCGGAAGGAGCGCAACAAGATGAGCGTCGTCAAGGAAGGCCTGGAGGTCAGCGACGTCATCATCCAGGAAGGCGTGCACACCTTCGAGAAGGTCAATGAAGCGGTGGCCGAGCCGGTGGTGTACATGATCGACCGCTACGTGGTCGGCGGCTTCTACCGCGTGCACACGGGCCGTGGCAACGACGAAAACCTGAACGCGCCGGGCATGCATTTCGTGCCGCTGGCGTTTGCCCCGAACGGCATCCCTGACAGCCACGCCAAGCCCGGCGCGGCCGTCCCCAACCGGTTCTACATGTACGGCGTGGTGGCGCGGCTGGCGCTACTGGCGGCGTCGCTGGAACTCGAGAAAACCGACCCGAACCCGATCCTGTGA
- a CDS encoding PTS sugar transporter subunit IIA yields the protein MAGILIIAHTPLASALRDCAAHVYCGQPQRLEAIDVLPDADPAVVLAEARRRLAAICEDNGALVLTDIFGATPANIAARLAEPGRVRVLAGVNLPMLVRAICYRGEKLDQLATKALAGGSQGVLQVGTTTVQNQTANHPDKYAAEGHHHHQ from the coding sequence ATGGCAGGCATTCTGATCATCGCGCACACGCCGCTGGCTTCGGCCCTGCGCGATTGCGCCGCCCACGTCTACTGCGGCCAGCCGCAGCGGCTGGAAGCCATCGACGTCCTTCCCGATGCCGATCCCGCCGTCGTGCTGGCCGAGGCCAGGCGCCGGCTGGCTGCCATCTGCGAAGACAACGGCGCGCTGGTCCTCACCGATATCTTCGGCGCCACCCCCGCCAATATCGCCGCACGCCTGGCCGAGCCGGGCCGCGTGCGCGTGCTGGCCGGCGTCAACCTTCCCATGCTCGTGCGCGCGATCTGCTACCGGGGCGAAAAGCTCGACCAGCTGGCCACCAAGGCCCTGGCCGGCGGCTCGCAGGGTGTGCTGCAGGTCGGCACCACGACTGTCCAGAACCAAACCGCAAACCATCCCGACAAATATGCTGCAGAGGGACACCACCATCATCAATAA
- a CDS encoding (2Fe-2S)-binding protein: MYVCICNQITDREIHGAAHLGIETLDELAETLGVGTCCGRCRDCAQQVLQEGVAAVRNVTVATLANIQVVEISSCSASGPCTIMDTRDPAVANDQRKALVA; encoded by the coding sequence GTGTACGTCTGTATCTGCAACCAGATCACCGATCGTGAGATTCACGGTGCTGCACACCTGGGCATCGAAACCCTCGACGAACTGGCCGAAACGCTTGGTGTCGGCACGTGCTGCGGCCGCTGCCGCGACTGCGCGCAGCAGGTGTTGCAGGAAGGCGTGGCAGCAGTGCGCAACGTCACCGTGGCGACCCTCGCCAACATCCAGGTTGTGGAGATTTCTTCCTGTTCCGCATCGGGCCCATGTACCATAATGGACACTCGGGACCCGGCAGTCGCGAACGACCAGCGCAAGGCGCTGGTGGCCTGA